One stretch of Acropora muricata isolate sample 2 chromosome 12, ASM3666990v1, whole genome shotgun sequence DNA includes these proteins:
- the LOC136891811 gene encoding lamin-like protein, producing the protein MHKNNLSPRSSLSGEEEVLDFPGVEDDSSGSNPVSREAHQVLKEAFHSLKKYYEDAKVKNVELREKLKQRERDSSHTEEELKNLLEKSYDAFKGKCEENEELTKKITELEKELKQNNKETHSCSPSEDEVKSEQRKYKAVIEEFSKMGLDVVEGKDKHSVILIERDNLKNWIEGISDGNLTVVALNKDIDEEKQRLRAQVIFLRRQIHDEADKYSGLHRLYRITMEKNFQFRKHIQRVHDGNSQKGMSPVAQQTRTVSCKSVQTKVESMLTFVKDRVSQMKQVGEILNNHNKSLRVLISLSERNTSQFLKVVSERKRGEVPLNTQGSDLPDQAEGGTNQIYQMERKSQRQFEDVGSENERLSMPVQESKMLRLTRTEDNTEFSNEVTNDRRTISEDRGTNSPSRQTDVSMATVRSDTSRTGESDVEVIEEEDEPYGAASAATEKWCPICEDFFPASCEQSEFERHVQQHFEADS; encoded by the exons ATGCATAAAAATAACTTATCTCCTCGAAGTTCACTCTCTGGAGAAGAAGAAGTGCTTGATTTTCCCGGAGTCGAAGATGATTCCTCTGGAAGTAATCCTGTATCAAGAGAGGCCCACCAAGTCTTAAAAGAAG CGTTCCACAGCCTCAAGAAATACTATGAGGACGCCAAGGTTAAAAATGTGGAATTAAGGGAGAAgctgaaacagagagagagggACAGCTCACACACTGAAGAAGAGCTGAAAAATCTTCTAGAGAAAAGCTATGATGCATTTAAGGGTAAATGTGAGGAGAACGAAGAGCTCACCAAGAAAATAACAGAATTGGAAAAAGAGTTGAAACAG AACAATAAAGAGACACATTCTTGTTCACCATCTGAGGATGAAGTGAAGTCAGAGCAGCGAAAATATAAGGCTGTTATTGAAGAGTTTTCAAAAATGGGCTTGGACGTTGTGGAGGGAAAAGACAAGCATAGTGTCATTTTAATAGAAAGAGACAACCTGAAGAATTGGATAGAAGGGATATCGGATGGGAATTTAACAGTAGTAGCACTTAATAAAGATATCGACGAGGAAAAGCAAAGACTAAGAGCACAGGTGATTTTCCTCCGGAGACAAATTCATGATGAAGCTGACAAATATAGTGGACTTCATAGGCTGTACAGAATTACCATGGAGAAAAATTTTCAATTCAGGAAGCACATTCAAAGAGTCCACGACGGAAATTCCCAAAAAG GTATGTCACCTGTTGCCCAACAAACCAGAACTGTTTCATGTAAATCCGTACAGACAAAAGTCGAATCCATGCTTACTTTTGTTAAAGATCGAGTATCTCAGATGAAACAAGTTGGAGAGATCTTGAACAATCACAACAAAAGCTTACGCGTTTTGATTAGCCTCTCGGAAAGGAACACGAGTCAGTTTTTAAAGGTTGTAAGCGAAAGAAAGCGCGGTGAAGTTCCCTTGAACACCCAGGGAAGCGATCTTCCCGACCAAGCGGAGGGTGGGACGAATCAAATTTACCAGATGGAAAGAAAAAGCCAGCGACAATTTGAAGATGTAGGTTCTGAAAATGAGCGTCTGAGTATGCCTGTTCAAGAATCGAAAATGCTGCGGTTAACGCGCACTGAAGACAATACTGAATTTTCCAACGAAGTTACGAATGATCGAAGAACGATTAGCGAGGATAGGGGAACGAATTCTCCCTCTAGGCAAACAgatgtttccatggcaacagtcCGATCTGACACGTCGAGGACTGGAGAGAGTGATGTCGAAGTCATTGAAGAGGAGGATGAACCTTACGGTGCAGCGTCTGCTGCAACTGAAAAATGGTGTCCCATATGCGAGGATTTCTTCCCTGCCAGCTGTGAACAAAGTGAATTTGAACGCCATGTTCAACAACATTTTGAAGCCGACTCGTAA